One region of Dehalococcoidia bacterium genomic DNA includes:
- a CDS encoding ABC transporter substrate-binding protein produces MSEYQPLRQPARRIGRRQALRGGVTLATGTAGAFLLACSGSNNHKAGTAATRAATSAGGAASPASGTPGAVASVTSASAEGTPKKGGTYIIDGGSASTEPPDPHTSLFRSNAYWSFIGDKLIEQDQQTIEPLRGALVESWETPDAATVILHPRQGVTWHEGKVTNGRAFNANDIAFNLQRIAGLLNPDRKGQFQRAATLTGLSKADVVDEKTAKVTLSSPNAFFLNGISDWRNWAVPPELVQADPNFSNYTGLCGTGAFIWDTYDQLTGEAHFKANPKYWRQGKPYFDAAQVLAFTDTASNIAAFIGGKLSISSGLGIVASRRKTILQQKTDTKQYVYPGISWYYLRFNQNVAPLGDQRVRQAMFLALDYKGLNDGVIEPNYWNYSGPLPAGFPGTWTADQVAQQPGWNPATKQQDLANAKQMMTAAGFANGKGVNLEIYTLPLTGSTGYAPIVQDQWSKAFPEAKLTIREAKDNGEFAATLGKADYQIVNYISSPPPSPILEASLHYHTGGSRNYTKWTDPTVDSLIDKAYTQADATARNQTIDQLQQKLRDLMWIIPMNQQKAVMLTLPNVRGVQTFNPGYGTVSNFDAAILCADFWFA; encoded by the coding sequence ATGAGCGAATACCAGCCTCTACGACAACCGGCGCGCCGCATCGGCCGCCGGCAGGCGCTGCGTGGCGGGGTCACGCTGGCCACGGGTACGGCCGGGGCGTTCCTGCTCGCCTGCAGCGGCAGCAACAATCACAAGGCCGGCACCGCCGCCACGCGGGCGGCCACAAGCGCAGGCGGCGCCGCCTCGCCGGCGAGCGGCACGCCCGGCGCCGTGGCCAGCGTGACGAGCGCCTCCGCCGAGGGCACGCCGAAGAAGGGCGGGACGTATATCATCGATGGCGGATCGGCCAGCACCGAACCGCCCGATCCGCACACCTCACTGTTCCGCTCCAACGCCTACTGGTCGTTCATCGGCGACAAGTTGATCGAGCAAGACCAGCAGACGATCGAGCCGTTGCGCGGCGCCCTGGTCGAAAGCTGGGAGACGCCGGACGCGGCGACGGTGATCCTGCATCCGCGCCAGGGCGTGACCTGGCACGAGGGCAAGGTCACCAACGGCCGCGCCTTCAACGCCAACGACATCGCCTTCAACCTGCAGCGCATCGCCGGCCTGCTCAATCCGGACCGCAAGGGGCAGTTCCAGCGCGCCGCCACGCTCACCGGCCTGAGCAAGGCCGACGTGGTGGACGAAAAGACGGCGAAGGTGACGCTGAGCAGCCCCAACGCCTTCTTCCTCAACGGCATCTCCGACTGGCGTAACTGGGCGGTGCCGCCGGAGCTGGTGCAGGCGGACCCGAACTTTTCCAACTACACCGGACTGTGCGGTACCGGCGCCTTCATCTGGGACACCTACGACCAGCTCACCGGCGAGGCGCACTTCAAGGCCAACCCCAAATACTGGCGCCAGGGGAAGCCGTACTTCGATGCAGCGCAGGTTCTCGCCTTCACCGACACGGCCTCGAACATTGCCGCCTTCATCGGCGGCAAGCTCAGCATCTCCTCCGGGCTCGGCATCGTCGCCTCACGGCGCAAGACCATCCTCCAGCAGAAGACGGATACGAAGCAGTACGTCTATCCGGGCATCAGCTGGTACTATCTGCGTTTCAACCAGAACGTGGCGCCGCTGGGCGACCAGCGCGTGCGACAGGCGATGTTTCTGGCGCTCGACTACAAGGGGCTCAACGACGGCGTGATCGAGCCCAACTACTGGAACTACTCCGGGCCGCTGCCGGCCGGCTTCCCCGGCACCTGGACCGCCGACCAGGTCGCGCAGCAGCCGGGCTGGAATCCGGCGACGAAGCAGCAGGATCTCGCCAACGCCAAGCAGATGATGACCGCCGCCGGCTTCGCCAACGGCAAAGGCGTCAACCTGGAGATCTACACGCTGCCGCTCACCGGCTCGACCGGCTACGCGCCGATCGTGCAGGACCAGTGGAGCAAGGCCTTCCCCGAGGCCAAGCTCACGATCCGCGAGGCGAAGGACAACGGTGAGTTCGCCGCGACGCTGGGCAAGGCCGACTATCAGATCGTCAACTACATCTCTTCGCCGCCGCCGAGTCCGATCCTGGAGGCGAGCCTGCATTATCACACCGGTGGCTCGCGCAACTACACGAAATGGACGGATCCGACCGTCGATTCGCTGATCGACAAGGCCTACACACAGGCAGACGCGACGGCGCGCAACCAGACGATCGATCAGTTGCAGCAGAAGCTGCGCGACCTGATGTGGATCATCCCCATGAACCAGCAGAAGGCGGTGATGCTGACGCTGCCCAACGTGCGCGGTGTGCAAACGTTCAACCCGGGTTACGGCACGGTCAGCAACTTCGACGCGGCGATCCTCTGTGCCGACTTCTGGTTCGCCTGA
- a CDS encoding ABC transporter permease, producing MTGYIVRRLLAFVPTLLLLVLAVVIFGRLTPTSAVDIILGEDKASQTSRAQLEARLGLDQPLPITYLNYTGGLLKGDLGKSLYNARPVTRLINERIEVTLVMTAGGLLIGWSVGTLLGILAAVNQNGVLDWGLRGIAVVGLTIPNFALGTAVVLLPAIYFHHPPPVTFISFSKDPIGHLSQFILPCAVLGVGVIGAVTRIVRTQMLEVLRQDYIRTARAKGISAPSVVVRHAVRNGMIPVVVVLGLQIAGVISGSVLIESIFGLPGIGTLAVSAINTKDWPIVQGITVVVGLWTMLVNLLVDISYGFIDPRIKVSQSGVG from the coding sequence GTGACGGGATACATCGTGCGGCGGCTGCTCGCCTTCGTGCCCACGCTGCTGCTGCTGGTGCTCGCGGTAGTGATCTTCGGTCGCCTGACACCCACCAGCGCCGTCGATATCATTCTCGGCGAGGACAAGGCCTCGCAGACCAGCCGCGCCCAGCTGGAAGCGCGCCTCGGCCTGGATCAGCCCCTGCCGATCACCTACCTGAATTACACCGGCGGGCTGCTGAAGGGGGATCTGGGCAAGTCGCTCTACAACGCGCGGCCGGTGACGCGGCTGATCAACGAGCGCATCGAAGTCACGCTGGTGATGACCGCCGGCGGCCTGCTGATCGGCTGGAGCGTCGGCACGCTGCTCGGCATCCTGGCGGCGGTCAATCAGAACGGCGTGCTGGACTGGGGGCTGCGCGGCATCGCCGTGGTGGGGCTGACGATCCCCAACTTCGCGCTCGGCACGGCCGTGGTGCTGCTGCCGGCGATCTACTTTCATCATCCGCCGCCGGTGACGTTCATCTCCTTCTCCAAAGACCCGATCGGGCATTTGAGCCAGTTCATCCTGCCCTGTGCGGTGCTCGGCGTCGGCGTGATCGGCGCCGTCACCCGCATCGTGCGCACGCAGATGCTGGAGGTGCTGCGGCAGGACTACATCCGCACGGCGCGGGCGAAGGGAATCTCGGCGCCGAGCGTGGTGGTGCGGCACGCGGTGCGCAACGGCATGATCCCGGTGGTCGTCGTGCTGGGCTTGCAGATCGCCGGGGTCATCTCCGGCTCGGTGCTGATCGAAAGCATCTTCGGTCTGCCGGGGATCGGCACGCTGGCGGTGAGCGCGATCAACACCAAGGACTGGCCGATCGTGCAGGGCATCACCGTGGTCGTCGGCCTCTGGACGATGCTGGTCAACCTGCTCGTGGACATCTCCTACGGCTTCATCGATCCGCGCATCAAAGTGTCGCAGAGCGGTGTGGGGTAG
- a CDS encoding ABC transporter permease translates to MLGDAGGLGAASLLRERAPRERGRVRTFTAIVRANPLGSACAVVLVLICLVALFAPRLSPYPPTSTHLTEQLQSPNSRHLLGTDNLGRDQLSRIIYGARISMTVGLVSMVVSGIAGLLLGVTGGFFGGPWDYAVGRVVEVVQALPGIILLLALVAIAGRSVLAIGLVLGLFAGIIGSRILRATTLTVTAQPFIDVARSLGAGPLRIMVRHILPNLFPIAIVLASINVGMAILAEAGLSFLGYGVAPPAASWGGLISIQGRTYMVLAPWLFYAPVLALMIVIFCCNMLGDSLRDRLDPRLRGSG, encoded by the coding sequence ATGCTGGGCGATGCCGGCGGACTGGGTGCGGCGTCCCTGCTGCGCGAGCGAGCGCCGCGGGAGCGCGGCCGCGTGCGCACGTTCACGGCCATCGTGCGTGCCAATCCGCTGGGCTCAGCCTGCGCCGTCGTGCTGGTGCTGATCTGCCTGGTCGCGCTCTTCGCCCCGCGGTTGTCGCCGTACCCGCCGACCTCCACGCACCTGACGGAGCAGTTGCAGTCGCCGAACAGCAGGCACCTGCTCGGCACCGACAACCTTGGCCGCGACCAGCTCAGCCGCATCATCTACGGGGCGCGCATCTCGATGACCGTCGGCCTGGTCAGCATGGTGGTCAGCGGCATCGCGGGCCTGCTGCTGGGCGTGACCGGCGGCTTTTTCGGCGGTCCCTGGGACTACGCGGTCGGCCGGGTGGTGGAGGTCGTGCAGGCGCTGCCGGGCATTATCCTGTTGCTGGCGCTGGTGGCGATTGCCGGCCGCAGCGTGCTCGCCATCGGTCTGGTGCTGGGCCTGTTCGCCGGGATCATCGGTTCGCGCATCCTGCGGGCCACGACGCTGACGGTCACGGCGCAGCCGTTCATCGACGTCGCCCGCTCGCTTGGGGCGGGCCCGCTGCGAATCATGGTGCGGCATATCCTGCCCAACCTGTTTCCGATCGCCATCGTGCTGGCCAGCATCAACGTGGGCATGGCGATCCTGGCCGAGGCGGGCTTGAGCTTCCTCGGCTACGGCGTGGCGCCGCCGGCGGCCTCCTGGGGCGGGCTGATCAGCATTCAGGGGCGCACCTACATGGTGCTGGCGCCCTGGCTGTTCTATGCGCCGGTGCTGGCGTTGATGATCGTGATCTTCTGTTGCAATATGCTGGGCGACTCGCTGCGCGACCGGCTCGATCCGCGGCTGCGCGGATCCGGCTAG
- a CDS encoding ABC transporter substrate-binding protein: MERYQPVLGRLRRYGRRQVLRGSVGVMAGSAGAWLLACSGSNNNARQPAQTATTGGASPAPAGAASAAASAAAKAATAAPKRGGRLKQAYVNSTQSLNPVTDSGQRLSLGAMHVWDRLISTRLNKDTAKEYVLEAAQSVELTDPTTVIFKLKPGMTYHNRAPVDGRAVEADDVVKSEIYVRDEKRAGNNAFQTGSMDSVTAPDTQTVVFKLKGPNAYLFSGTQLADPGAQCIFPRELIGNLDMAWSVGSGPYEMVDYQMNVHYLYRRFAGYHEASKGLPYIDEREFTVITDSAAQEAAFRSEQIHLWLIPVNNMLDPVKRDLGSKIEIDQYLGLSMQTINANVTRPPWNDARVREALYRVANRQQYLDLIQGGEGVVPPGPMPAGLADYQLDPKDTQKYFQQDPKAAKQLLDAAGFDFNHEIEISTIDTPQNDQGCQILQQQLSQAGVKSKVLPMPLAEWLQGKIVTGNWDTFVAYWPGYDSPQVPLRLQATETRHVHKYAGLKDPAIDKLIDQSEITLDKDARIKLVKDIQIALLEKYTPMIYTQNTTTYQPRWKYVRDYEVTPATIPMYRVEMWLNQ; the protein is encoded by the coding sequence ATGGAGCGGTATCAACCAGTGCTGGGAAGGCTGCGCCGGTACGGCCGCCGGCAGGTGTTGCGTGGCAGCGTGGGTGTGATGGCCGGCTCGGCCGGCGCCTGGCTGCTGGCCTGCAGCGGCAGCAACAACAATGCCAGGCAGCCGGCGCAGACCGCCACCACGGGCGGCGCTTCGCCTGCGCCGGCGGGCGCCGCGTCCGCCGCCGCGAGCGCCGCCGCCAAGGCGGCCACGGCCGCTCCCAAGCGCGGCGGGCGCCTGAAGCAGGCCTACGTCAACTCGACGCAGAGCCTCAATCCGGTGACGGACTCGGGGCAGCGCCTCAGCCTGGGCGCCATGCACGTCTGGGACCGGCTGATCTCCACGCGGCTGAACAAGGACACCGCGAAAGAGTACGTGCTGGAGGCGGCGCAGAGCGTGGAGCTGACCGATCCCACGACGGTGATCTTCAAGCTGAAGCCCGGCATGACCTACCACAACCGTGCCCCGGTCGACGGCCGCGCCGTGGAAGCCGACGACGTCGTGAAGAGCGAGATCTACGTGCGCGACGAGAAGCGGGCGGGCAACAACGCCTTTCAGACCGGCTCGATGGACAGCGTGACGGCGCCGGACACGCAGACCGTCGTCTTCAAGCTGAAAGGGCCGAACGCCTACCTTTTCTCCGGCACGCAGCTCGCCGATCCCGGAGCGCAGTGCATCTTCCCGCGCGAGCTGATCGGCAACCTCGACATGGCCTGGTCCGTCGGCAGCGGCCCGTACGAGATGGTGGACTACCAGATGAACGTGCACTATCTCTACCGGCGCTTTGCCGGCTATCACGAGGCGAGCAAGGGGCTGCCCTACATCGACGAACGCGAGTTTACGGTGATCACCGACTCGGCCGCGCAGGAAGCCGCGTTCCGCAGCGAGCAGATCCATCTCTGGCTGATTCCCGTCAACAACATGCTGGACCCGGTCAAGCGCGACCTGGGCAGCAAGATCGAGATCGACCAGTATCTCGGCCTCTCGATGCAGACGATCAATGCCAATGTCACGCGGCCGCCGTGGAACGACGCGCGCGTGCGCGAGGCGCTGTACCGCGTGGCGAACCGCCAGCAGTACCTGGACCTGATCCAGGGGGGCGAGGGCGTGGTGCCGCCGGGGCCGATGCCGGCGGGGCTGGCCGACTACCAGCTCGATCCGAAGGACACGCAGAAGTACTTCCAACAGGATCCAAAAGCGGCGAAGCAGTTGCTCGACGCCGCCGGCTTCGACTTCAACCACGAGATCGAGATCAGCACGATCGACACGCCGCAGAACGACCAGGGCTGCCAGATCCTGCAGCAGCAGCTTTCGCAGGCCGGCGTCAAATCGAAGGTCTTGCCCATGCCGCTGGCGGAGTGGCTGCAGGGCAAGATCGTGACCGGCAACTGGGACACGTTCGTCGCCTACTGGCCGGGCTACGACTCGCCGCAGGTGCCGCTGCGGCTGCAGGCGACCGAGACCCGGCACGTGCACAAGTACGCCGGGCTGAAAGACCCGGCGATCGACAAGCTGATCGACCAGTCGGAGATCACACTGGACAAGGACGCGCGCATCAAGCTGGTCAAGGACATCCAGATCGCCCTGCTGGAAAAGTACACGCCGATGATCTACACCCAGAACACCACGACCTATCAGCCTCGCTGGAAGTACGTGCGCGACTACGAGGTCACGCCCGCAACGATTCCGATGTACCGCGTCGAGATGTGGCTGAACCAGTAG
- a CDS encoding cobalamin-independent methionine synthase II family protein, whose translation MTAETRTGVARAEIVGSLLRPDYLKAARQAAREGRLDGAQLREVEDRAVIEAIALQERLGLDVISDGELRRAGWNSPLRTVLSGFSAMQGGSGYSWRTGDAEHAQVRDDRGGSWPFVTQRVKMQSDAAQAEYPFLKAHAHRRTKYTFPAPSYYRTHWHEQHSSAAYPTVEGFLAEIRDFTRRVVRDVAAMGCDYIQLDAPNYGRACDPDFQALMQSQGRTGAIADLQFDGELDNSVFDGVAGITRAMHICRGNGAGAWNAQGGYGAIAAPLFPLLSNVDVLLLEYDTPRAGDFSPLRELLPRQRAVLGLLTTKEGHLEDADTVAARIHEAQQFLPLARLAVSPQCGFASAEAGNPITAAEQEAKLRLVVQTARRVWGG comes from the coding sequence ATGACGGCAGAGACGCGCACCGGTGTGGCGCGGGCGGAGATCGTGGGCAGCCTCTTGCGGCCCGACTATCTGAAGGCGGCGCGGCAGGCGGCGCGCGAGGGCAGGCTGGACGGGGCGCAGCTGCGCGAGGTCGAGGACCGCGCCGTGATCGAGGCGATCGCCTTGCAGGAGCGCCTCGGCCTCGACGTGATCAGCGACGGCGAGCTGCGCCGCGCCGGCTGGAACTCGCCGCTGCGCACCGTGCTCTCCGGCTTCAGCGCCATGCAGGGCGGATCGGGCTACAGCTGGCGCACCGGCGACGCCGAACACGCGCAGGTGCGCGACGACCGCGGCGGCTCGTGGCCCTTCGTCACTCAGCGCGTGAAGATGCAGAGCGACGCGGCACAGGCCGAGTATCCCTTTCTCAAGGCGCACGCGCACCGCCGCACCAAGTACACCTTCCCCGCGCCGAGCTATTACCGCACGCACTGGCACGAGCAGCACTCCAGCGCCGCCTACCCCACGGTGGAGGGGTTCCTCGCCGAGATCCGCGACTTCACGCGCCGGGTGGTGCGCGACGTGGCGGCGATGGGCTGCGACTACATTCAGCTCGATGCGCCGAACTACGGCCGCGCCTGCGACCCCGACTTCCAGGCGCTGATGCAGAGCCAGGGGCGCACGGGCGCGATCGCGGACCTGCAGTTCGACGGCGAACTCGACAACTCGGTCTTCGACGGCGTCGCGGGCATCACCCGCGCCATGCACATCTGCCGCGGCAACGGCGCCGGCGCTTGGAACGCGCAGGGCGGCTACGGCGCGATCGCCGCGCCACTCTTCCCGCTGCTGAGCAACGTCGACGTGCTGCTGCTGGAGTACGACACGCCGCGCGCCGGCGACTTCAGCCCGCTGCGCGAGCTGCTGCCGCGGCAGCGCGCGGTGCTCGGCCTGCTGACGACCAAAGAAGGCCACCTGGAGGACGCGGACACGGTCGCGGCGCGCATTCATGAGGCGCAGCAGTTCCTGCCGCTGGCGCGACTGGCCGTCAGCCCGCAGTGCGGCTTCGCTTCGGCGGAAGCGGGCAATCCGATCACCGCCGCCGAGCAGGAGGCGAAGCTGCGCCTCGTGGTGCAGACGGCGCGGCGGGTGTGGGGCGGGTGA
- a CDS encoding ABC transporter substrate-binding protein: MNGQEENYWTRSAQRRYGRRTFLRGAAFAGTGLMSAWAIACSSSKNNKSASNAAGAAPSNAAGAARSGSPAPAGAQTANTPTSLNGLINRTGKNPAGQTPVKGGTYVTSIFANPPTLDPLKTNSANTMGAASAVYSRLYRFKSPWDLAAANNKEIEPDLALSFEAPDAQTWTYKLRPDAAFHNVDPLNGRVVDSEDVKASFTRAVDPTSANHGSLLMIDPTKIETPDKTTVTFKLNYPYAPFSRTMASSIFGWVMPREASNGGFDPTKKMIGSGPFTLDSYTPDVSMIFKRNPNWFEKGRPYIDQVKQVIIPDPAQRLAQFSAGNLDNVGVLQDDVPTMTKQNAKAEIIQNIGNGNGIMFYPLGDKSSIFQDIRVRQAISLAVDRNAYGKVYYGDKYIRTFLVTPDFGKWVITWEEIPKDVQQWYDVDVKRAKQLMDAAGGAKLSTKFLMPVGSPADPLLKNQSETVNSMLSALPWKMTYVPIDYIKDWQNSGKGYLYAGVPVDSMAWWGLAIRTDVDEYLYGFWHSKGSTNISQLKDPKLDAMIDKARTLLNEDDRLKASKDVQQYLMAQVYCLTAMVNGVGYTFLQPRVANFTVADALFGPGPNVWGNLWLTS; encoded by the coding sequence ATGAACGGTCAGGAAGAGAACTACTGGACCCGTTCGGCGCAGCGGCGCTACGGCCGTCGCACCTTCCTGCGCGGTGCCGCCTTTGCGGGAACAGGGCTCATGAGCGCCTGGGCGATCGCCTGCAGCTCGTCCAAGAACAATAAGTCGGCTAGCAACGCGGCCGGCGCGGCGCCGAGCAACGCGGCCGGCGCGGCGAGATCGGGCAGCCCGGCGCCGGCCGGGGCACAGACGGCGAATACGCCGACCTCGCTGAACGGCCTGATCAACCGCACGGGCAAGAACCCCGCCGGCCAGACGCCGGTGAAGGGCGGCACCTACGTCACCTCGATCTTCGCCAACCCGCCGACGCTGGACCCGCTGAAGACCAACTCCGCCAACACGATGGGCGCCGCGAGCGCCGTCTACAGCCGGCTCTACCGCTTCAAGTCGCCCTGGGATCTCGCCGCGGCGAACAACAAGGAGATCGAGCCGGACCTGGCGCTGAGCTTCGAGGCGCCGGACGCGCAAACCTGGACCTACAAGCTGCGTCCGGACGCGGCCTTCCACAACGTCGATCCGCTGAACGGCCGTGTCGTCGACTCGGAAGATGTAAAAGCGTCGTTCACGCGGGCGGTCGATCCGACGTCAGCCAACCACGGCTCGCTGTTGATGATCGACCCGACCAAGATCGAGACGCCGGACAAGACGACGGTCACCTTCAAGCTCAACTATCCCTACGCGCCCTTCTCCCGCACGATGGCCTCCTCGATCTTCGGTTGGGTGATGCCGCGCGAAGCGTCGAACGGCGGCTTCGACCCCACGAAGAAGATGATCGGCAGCGGCCCGTTCACGCTGGACAGCTACACGCCCGATGTCTCGATGATCTTCAAGCGCAACCCCAACTGGTTCGAGAAGGGCCGCCCCTACATCGACCAGGTGAAACAGGTGATCATTCCCGATCCGGCGCAGCGGCTGGCGCAGTTCTCGGCCGGCAACCTGGACAATGTGGGCGTGCTCCAGGACGACGTGCCGACGATGACCAAGCAGAACGCGAAGGCCGAGATCATCCAGAACATCGGCAACGGCAACGGCATCATGTTCTACCCGCTGGGCGACAAGAGCTCGATCTTCCAGGACATCCGCGTGCGCCAGGCGATCTCGCTGGCCGTGGACCGCAACGCCTACGGCAAGGTCTACTACGGCGATAAGTACATCCGCACCTTCCTGGTGACGCCGGACTTCGGCAAATGGGTGATCACCTGGGAGGAGATTCCGAAGGACGTGCAGCAGTGGTATGACGTGGACGTGAAGCGGGCGAAACAGTTGATGGACGCGGCCGGCGGCGCGAAGCTCTCGACCAAGTTCCTGATGCCGGTGGGCAGCCCGGCCGACCCGCTCTTGAAGAACCAGAGCGAGACGGTCAACAGCATGCTCAGCGCCCTGCCCTGGAAGATGACCTACGTGCCGATCGACTACATCAAGGACTGGCAGAACAGCGGCAAGGGCTACCTCTACGCTGGCGTGCCGGTCGATTCGATGGCCTGGTGGGGGCTGGCAATCCGCACGGACGTGGACGAGTATTTGTACGGCTTCTGGCACTCCAAGGGCAGCACCAACATCTCCCAGCTCAAGGATCCGAAGCTCGACGCGATGATCGACAAGGCGCGGACGCTGCTCAACGAAGACGATCGCCTCAAGGCATCGAAGGACGTGCAGCAGTACCTGATGGCCCAGGTCTACTGCCTCACGGCGATGGTGAACGGTGTGGGCTACACCTTCCTGCAGCCGCGCGTGGCGAACTTCACCGTGGCCGACGCGCTGTTCGGCCCCGGGCCGAACGTCTGGGGGAATCTCTGGCTCACCTCGTAG